The following are encoded together in the Lathyrus oleraceus cultivar Zhongwan6 chromosome 3, CAAS_Psat_ZW6_1.0, whole genome shotgun sequence genome:
- the LOC127128049 gene encoding uncharacterized membrane protein At3g27390 isoform X1 — MEPPSGFYASLWSFIHFLPFFIGLLVLGSIKGVILFPLTCIIMTIGNSAIILGLWPAHVIWSYYCVLRARQLGPLLKLVICICVLPVLLISWPVLGIIGSIVGGAAYGFLQPIFATIQAVEEGKDDKLLHCFIDGTWSTIERSCMVVRDLKDVCFLSYFSVMDDLRQNGPPNSRYYEISVLHLPGAFLAAVIGLLIDVPVISFVAICKGPYMLFKGWHRLFHDLIGREGPFLETICVPFAGLAILLWPLAVAGAILASILASYFLGAYAGVVAYQESSFRFGLRYVIAALSLYDEYSNDILDMPEGTCFPRPQYRKNDDSSLRTSGSASVSRPSSFKKAPSRSSSIKNNIAELKSLELLDGLFKECCIVGEKLISEGLITRKDIEEAKSGKGSNVITIGLPAYCLLQGLLRSAKVNSMGILINDDTELTLTNRPREKFFEWFLNPLLIIKEQIKAENLSVSEENYLCKLVLLNGDAERVKKSGIGPAPESEVKRAELDALARRLQGITKSMSRFPTFKRRFDDLVKTLSDDHAEKHGPPPTPTMNRSKSAFGRLISFKSVRGARTYGSGQGSEHIVRDEENS; from the exons ATGGAACCCCCTTCTGGATTCTATGCTTCACTGTGGAGTTTCATCCACTTTCTTCCTTTCTTCATTGGTCTTCTGGTTCTGGGAAGCATCAAAG GTGTCATTCTCTTCCCATTGACATGCATAATAATGACAATTGGGAACTCTGCTATCATACTTGGACTTTGGCCAGCACATGTCATTTGGAGTTATTACTGTGTTCTGAG AGCTAGACAATTAGGACCTCTTCTGAAGCTTGTTATCTGCATATGTGTACTACCAGTACTGTTGATTTCATGGCCAGTGCTTGGTATTATTGGAAGTATTGTAGGTGGAGCAGCCTATGGGTTCCTTCAACCAATATTTGCTACTATTCAAGCTGTCGAGGAGGGAAAAGATGACAAACTTCTACACTGTTTTATT GATGGTACTTGGAGCACTATAGAAAGGAGCTGCATGGTCGTTCGGGACTTAAAAGATGTTTGCTTCCTTTCCTACTTCTCGGTTATGGATGACCTGCGACAGAACGGACCTCCTAATAGTAGATATTATGAAATCAG TGTGCTGCATCTTCCTGGTGCTTTTCTAGCTGCAGTTATTGGATTATTAATAGATGTACCAGTTATATCATTTGTTGCCATATGCAAAGGCCCGTACATGCTTTTCAAAGGGTGGCACCGATTGTTTCATGACCTTATTGGGCGTGAAGGTCCTTTCTTGGAGACAATATGTGTACCTTTTGCAGGTCTTGCTATCCTTCTGTGGCCATTGGCTGTTGCTGGGGCAATTTTGGCATCAATTTTAGCAAGTTATTTTCTTGGTGCGTATGCCGGGGTTGTTGCTTATCAG GAATCTTCTTTCAGGTTTGGCCTTCGGTACGTTATTGCAGCTCTGTCCCTTTATGATGAATACAGCAATGATATTCTTGACATGCCAGAAGGAACCTGCTTCCCTAG GCCTCAATACCGGAAAAATGATGACTCATCACTAAGAACTTCTGGCTCAGCTTCCGTTTCAAGACCTAGCTCCTTCAAAAAGGCTCCCTCTCGCTCATCttcaataaaaaataatattGCCGAGTTGAAATCACTTGAG CTGTTGGATGGATTATTCAAGGAATGTTGCATTGTAGGAGAAAAATTGATTTCTGAAGGTCTAATTACGAGAAAAGATATAGAAGAAGCAAAATCTGGTAAAGGGAGTAATGTTATTACTATTGGGTTGCCTGCATATTGTTTACTCCAGGGGCTTTTACGCTCCGCAAAAGTCAATTCCATGGGTATATTGATTA ATGATGATACTGAACTAACTCTGACAAATAGACCAAGGGAGAAGTTTTTTGAATGGTTCCTCAATCCCCTTTTGATTATTAAAGAACAAATTAAAGCTGAAAATCTATCTGTATCTGAAGAGAACTATCTCTGCAAATTAGTTCTCTTGAATGGTGATGCAGAGAGAGTAAAAAAATCAGGTATTGGCCCGGCCCCAGAATCAGAGGTCAAGCGCGCCGAACTAGATGCTTTGGCCAGAAG GCTGCAAGGAATCACCAAATCTATGTCACGGTTCCCAACCTTCAAGCGTCGTTTTGATGATCTTGTAAAGACATTATCTGATGATCATGCAGAGAAGCATGGACCTCCACCAACACCAACAATGAATAGATCAAAGAGCGCCTTTGGCCGGTTGATTAGTTTCAAATCTGTCAGGGGGGCAAGAACTTATGGATCTGGTCAAGGGTCAGAACATATTGTACGAGACGAAGAAAATTCTTGA
- the LOC127128049 gene encoding uncharacterized membrane protein At3g27390 isoform X2 produces the protein MHNNDNWELCYHTWTLASTCHLELLLCSEKFHTTSQDGTWSTIERSCMVVRDLKDVCFLSYFSVMDDLRQNGPPNSRYYEISVLHLPGAFLAAVIGLLIDVPVISFVAICKGPYMLFKGWHRLFHDLIGREGPFLETICVPFAGLAILLWPLAVAGAILASILASYFLGAYAGVVAYQESSFRFGLRYVIAALSLYDEYSNDILDMPEGTCFPRPQYRKNDDSSLRTSGSASVSRPSSFKKAPSRSSSIKNNIAELKSLELLDGLFKECCIVGEKLISEGLITRKDIEEAKSGKGSNVITIGLPAYCLLQGLLRSAKVNSMGILINDDTELTLTNRPREKFFEWFLNPLLIIKEQIKAENLSVSEENYLCKLVLLNGDAERVKKSGIGPAPESEVKRAELDALARRLQGITKSMSRFPTFKRRFDDLVKTLSDDHAEKHGPPPTPTMNRSKSAFGRLISFKSVRGARTYGSGQGSEHIVRDEENS, from the exons ATGCATAATAATGACAATTGGGAACTCTGCTATCATACTTGGACTTTGGCCAGCACATGTCATTTGGAGTTATTACTGTGTTCTGAG AAATTTCACACTACTTCTCAGGATGGTACTTGGAGCACTATAGAAAGGAGCTGCATGGTCGTTCGGGACTTAAAAGATGTTTGCTTCCTTTCCTACTTCTCGGTTATGGATGACCTGCGACAGAACGGACCTCCTAATAGTAGATATTATGAAATCAG TGTGCTGCATCTTCCTGGTGCTTTTCTAGCTGCAGTTATTGGATTATTAATAGATGTACCAGTTATATCATTTGTTGCCATATGCAAAGGCCCGTACATGCTTTTCAAAGGGTGGCACCGATTGTTTCATGACCTTATTGGGCGTGAAGGTCCTTTCTTGGAGACAATATGTGTACCTTTTGCAGGTCTTGCTATCCTTCTGTGGCCATTGGCTGTTGCTGGGGCAATTTTGGCATCAATTTTAGCAAGTTATTTTCTTGGTGCGTATGCCGGGGTTGTTGCTTATCAG GAATCTTCTTTCAGGTTTGGCCTTCGGTACGTTATTGCAGCTCTGTCCCTTTATGATGAATACAGCAATGATATTCTTGACATGCCAGAAGGAACCTGCTTCCCTAG GCCTCAATACCGGAAAAATGATGACTCATCACTAAGAACTTCTGGCTCAGCTTCCGTTTCAAGACCTAGCTCCTTCAAAAAGGCTCCCTCTCGCTCATCttcaataaaaaataatattGCCGAGTTGAAATCACTTGAG CTGTTGGATGGATTATTCAAGGAATGTTGCATTGTAGGAGAAAAATTGATTTCTGAAGGTCTAATTACGAGAAAAGATATAGAAGAAGCAAAATCTGGTAAAGGGAGTAATGTTATTACTATTGGGTTGCCTGCATATTGTTTACTCCAGGGGCTTTTACGCTCCGCAAAAGTCAATTCCATGGGTATATTGATTA ATGATGATACTGAACTAACTCTGACAAATAGACCAAGGGAGAAGTTTTTTGAATGGTTCCTCAATCCCCTTTTGATTATTAAAGAACAAATTAAAGCTGAAAATCTATCTGTATCTGAAGAGAACTATCTCTGCAAATTAGTTCTCTTGAATGGTGATGCAGAGAGAGTAAAAAAATCAGGTATTGGCCCGGCCCCAGAATCAGAGGTCAAGCGCGCCGAACTAGATGCTTTGGCCAGAAG GCTGCAAGGAATCACCAAATCTATGTCACGGTTCCCAACCTTCAAGCGTCGTTTTGATGATCTTGTAAAGACATTATCTGATGATCATGCAGAGAAGCATGGACCTCCACCAACACCAACAATGAATAGATCAAAGAGCGCCTTTGGCCGGTTGATTAGTTTCAAATCTGTCAGGGGGGCAAGAACTTATGGATCTGGTCAAGGGTCAGAACATATTGTACGAGACGAAGAAAATTCTTGA
- the LOC127128048 gene encoding LOW QUALITY PROTEIN: protein LOW PHOTOSYNTHETIC EFFICIENCY 1, chloroplastic-like (The sequence of the model RefSeq protein was modified relative to this genomic sequence to represent the inferred CDS: inserted 2 bases in 1 codon), protein MIHTLSPKCSLPLTSSTVTHFNFNRRRKPKLGFVFSISQNTTTTTNLGVFQLGFPDFKFDAFFKPNKSHVRDLAPPLTWKLSEVNIETELDEEKNVSNDGINTLDSKSSDRVQESYDERKSNSDDDNDEDDEKEEYDGKIDVRELAISLQSAKTVEDVEEVLKDKGDLPLKVYSTVIRWFGREKRMKSAMILFDWMKKRKIETNGSFSPNLFTYNCLLGVVKQCEKYAETEGILNEMVRDGVGFNVVTYNVLMAIYIEKGEGEKALDMFEEIRRNGLTPSSASYSQAVLAYRKMEDGNGALSFFVQFREKYRLGEIGKDDDGEDWEKEFKKLERLTVRVCYQIMRLWLVSSENKSSYVLRFLVSMDNAGIPLKRAELERLVWACTREDHYIVVKELYIRIRERYDEIRVSVCNHTIWLMGKTKKWWAALEVYEDLLDKGPKPNDLSYELIMSNFRVLLSAVQRKGIWKWGVKLLNKMEEKGLKPGSNEWNAVLIACSRASKTSAAVQIFKRMVENGQKPTRISYGALLSALEKGKLYDEAFRVWDHMLKVGIQPDAYSYTVMASIYTAQGNFSRVDAIIQEMLTLGIEVTVVTYNAIISRSVRNGMSRAAYEWFHRMKVQNITADNETYEMLIEALANDGKPRLAYELYLRAQNEGLSLSFKAYDAVLQSAKAHGATIDVGFLGPPPADKKTRVKVGKSIXNLSHVPRRNKPFDRRKLYLK, encoded by the exons ATGATTCACACTTTATCCCCTAAATGTTCTCTTCCTTTGACTTCTTCTACTGTCACTCATTTCAATTTCAATAGGAGAAGAAAACCCAAGCTAGGTTTTGTTTTTTCCATTTCTCAAAACACTACTACTACTACAAATCTAGGTGTTTTTCAATTAGGTTTTCCTGATTTTAAATTTGATGCATTTTTTAAACCTAACAAGAGTCATGTTAGAGATTTAGCTCCACCTTTAACGTGGAAATTGAGTGAAGTCAATATTGAAACTGAACTGGATGAGGAGAAGAATGTTTCTAATGATGGCATAAACACTTTGGATTCGAAGAGTTCGGATCGAGTTCAGGAGAGTTATGATGAGCGAAAATCAAACAGTGATGATGATAATGACGAGGACGATGAAAAAGAAGAGTATGATGGTAAGATTGATGTTAGAGAGCTTGCTATTAGTTTGCAGAGTGCTAAGACTGTGGAGGATGTTGAGGAGGTTCTTAAGGACAAGGGTGATTTGCCTCTTAAAGTGTATTCGACGGTGATTCGATGGTTTGGTAGAGAAAAGAGAATGAAATCCGCGATGATTCTTTTTGATTGGATGAAGAAGAGAAAGATAGAGACTAATGGCTCTTTTTCGCCTAACCTTTTCACTTATAATTGTCTATTAGGTGTAGTTAAGCAGTGTGAGAAATATGCGGAAACGGAAGGTATTTTGAACGAAATGGTTCGAGATGGTGTTGGATTTAATGTTGTGACATATAATGTGTTGATGGCGATTTATATTGAGAAAGGAGAAGGTGAAAAAGCTCTTGATATGTTCGAGGAAATCCGTAGAAATGGGCTTACTCCGTCTTCGGCGTCATATTCTCAGGCTGTGTTGGCGTATCGGAAAATGGAAGATGGTAATGGAGCTTTGAGTTTCTTTGTTCAGTTTAGAGAAAAGTATCGACTAGGTGAAATAGGAAAAGACGATGACGGTGAAGATTGGGAGAAAGAATTCAAGAAGCTTGAGAGGCTTACAGTACGTGTTTGCTATCAGATAATGCGACTTTGGCTTGTCAGTTCTGAGAATAAGAGCAGTTATGTGTTGAGGTTTCTTGTTAGTATGGATAATGCTGGGATTCCACTGAAGCGTGCGGAACTTGAGCGACTCGTGTGGGCTTGTACTCGCGAAGATCACTATATTGTTGTGAAAGAGCTGTACATTCGGATAAGAGAACGGTATGATGAGATCAGAGTGTCGGTCTGCAACCATACAATTTGGTTGATGGGGAAAACCAAGAAATGGTGGGCAGCTTTGGAGGTTTATGAAGATTTATTGGACAAAGGGCCAAAGCCGAATGACTTGTCATATGAACTCATAATGTCTAATTTCAGAGTTCTTCTTAGTGCAGTCCAGAGAAAGGGTATTTGGAAATGGGGTGTCAAGTTGTTAAACAAGATGGAAGAAAAAGGCTTAAAACCTGGAAGTAATGAATGGAATGCAGTTCTTATCGCCTGTTCGAGGGCTTCAAAAACGTCAGCAGCTGTGCAAATATTTAAAAGAATGGTAGAAAATGGCCAAAAACCAACTAGAATTTCATACGGGGCTTTATTGAGTGCACTTGAAAAAGGAAAACTATACGATGAAGCCTTCCGAGTGTGGGACCATATGCTCAAGGTTGGCATTCAGCCAGATGCGTATTCCTACACAGTCATGGCTTCAATTTACACTGCACAAGGAAATTTTAGTAGAGTTGACGCCATAATTCAGGAGATGCTAACGTTAGGAATCGAAGTAACAGTAGTGACATACAATGCTATAATCAGCAGATCTGTGCGGAATGGCATGAGTAGGGCAGCTTATGAATGGTTTCATCGAATGAAAGTTCAGAACATCACTGCTGATAATGAAACTTATGAAATGCTGATTGAAGCCCTTGCAAACGATGGAAAGCCAAGGCTTGCATATGAGTTATATTTGAGAGCTCAGAATGAAGGCCTCAGTCTATCTTTCAAAGCTTATGATGCTGTGTTGCAATCCGCCAAAGCTCATGGTGCCACCATTGATGTAGGTTTTTTAGGACCTCCTCCTGCAGATAAAAAGACTAGAGTAAAAGTTGGAAAAAGCAT CAATCTGTCTCATGTTCCCAGGAGAAATAAACCATTTGACAGAAGAAAACTTTATCTGAAATGA